Within Brienomyrus brachyistius isolate T26 chromosome 20, BBRACH_0.4, whole genome shotgun sequence, the genomic segment ATAGAGACTTAGaaagagaaaataaatgacaaaagttATTGAAAGATTCTGCCTTTTTTCTTAAAAAGACATTCACAATGCATTGGTCTGCGAGTGCATAATGCAGATATCTGTAAGATTTTTAGACTGCTTTTATTCAAATACAGTATGTAATCATTATAGGTTATAGTAGATCATAGTCTACTTCTTCCTCTAGATGAAAAGTAGGAGTTAGAAACAGAGAAATGcaaatttaaaatttttttaaatctgcgcCTTCAAAGGACACAACAGAAAGTAATTTTCATAAGGCTGCTCTTCTCTCCTGACTAAAAGCTACGGAAGAACTCTCTGTACCATAATGCATTTTCAACACACAGACTTAAATCTACAGTCTGCACTTTGTACACATTATGAAGTTATTTTTTGGAAATAAGTATCTTCCGAGACTCATTGCAATCACCTGATTAATATAAATGAGATGCAATTGGACATCATATTTCTGtaaataaaaaagtaaattctgtggaatataaataatatgaatTTAAAAGTACTGAAAATTCATGCATAGTTTATGTATGAATTCTGTTATCTATGGAAACAAGATGGAAACtggactggggaaaaaaaaaaaaacgtaaaattAACCAGAACgtaaaaaatgtttgaaaagaAAAATTTTCAGTCAAATGCTAATGGGACAAAATGAGCGAGAGAAACTCCCAACGAAGACAGAAGATGTTTCAGTAGCGAATAGAGAAATTGCCGTTATCAAGGTTTACTGAAAACTGTTCTCCAGAAACATTACTTAAACAGGCATAACGAAGAGCTCAAAAACACGCCAAGGTAATTAGCCTGTCAACTTCCAACTTAATtcgtttaatgtttttttttcctctgattTGAAGACAGATCCTCGAACCACTCAGCCTTGATTCCCTGCCTAGCTATACAAGCAATTATTTTACTTGTGTGACTCCTGGTTCCGAACATgttttctctgtctgtctgtgagcgTGGTTTAGAATTAGAAAACAGTAGCGTGTTCTGAGACGATTAATTCACGTAGCTTTTCGTCACCATCTGCGTGCACCCTGCTTTGTGGCATTATACTCTCCTTTGTGGCAGGTGGTGGCTTATTAAAATGATGTTAGCTTAATCAGTGTCCCCCTAATGCGGGAACGGTGCCACAAATTCTTAAGcctgaataaaaaaaatgaaggaagaagGTTCTAGATTTTTAAAGGTGTCTTTAGTGGCCCCTACAGGTCTGGCAGAATCGCACAACACAGTAGCGTTGAGCCGGCCCGGCCTTCACCGCCTGTCCCCTCTTCGTAGGACGTCCCGACGAAGCTAGTGGCCAAGGCCGTCCCTCTTCCTATGACCGTCCGGGGGCATTGGTTCCTGAGCCCACGCACCGAGTACACTGTGGCCGTCCAGACGGCCGCCAAGCAGAGCGACGGAGACTACGCTGTGTCGGAGTGGAGTGAGATCATTGAGTTCTGCACTGCCGGTGAGGGGTGGGCTCCATGCAGGCTGGACATATGCCAGAGGGATGGTGGCAAAAGGCAGGATGTAGCGTTTAAATCAGAAGTGCCAAATAAAGCCCGTAGAGTAGAGTACAGCGGCTTTCGCTCGAACACCCGCTGTAAATCGGCTCTTCTGGGctgatatttttacattttttttaaaatgacagaCAGCATCCAATAAAACCCAGTGATCTTTCATGCGCGCACTGGGGTAGCTAGGCAGACCTGCCGCACAAGCAGCATAATTTAGAATCAGAGTAGCTAAGCCAGGGAAATCGGCTGGAGTGAAAacaacatacacacactgtccaTCCAAGAACAGAGCATAACAGCACGTGGTTTTAATCATGTGCTGGCAGAAAGTGTGTCAGCCAGACCAAACCCAGGTAAAGGTCTACCATTCAAATTCACCTCTCCCACAACTAAACGATACTACAATGCAAACTGTATtttaactgtatttttttgtcctATGTCTTATACCCATGTCTTAATATGTCACGTTTGATTGTCTTATGATGTTTATCATCTTtatcggtaacactttactcgaGGAAGCACAATGCAGTAGACTATACTCCTACTTAATACATTAATTAACCGAAAAACTAAATGTTAATTTatgtactgatctcatgtttgtttgtcatcagtcagtcataACGGTTCATGTATTTCAGTCAGTTGTATTTGTTTATGATTTGTGCTTGAGTAGTGCGTTATTACGttacttgtgccccctcaaatACAGTAATATTTATTAATCTCTTCATTTCTTGTGTGAACCCATGTGCTGTAGAGTTGAAGATGCCAGTGAAGACGCTTAACTTTCAACTCAAGTCCGTTCTGGGAAACGCCTAAAATATGGTTCTCTCTGTTGGCAGATTACTCCACGGTCCATCTCACGCAGTTGCTAGAGAAAGCTGAGGTGATCGCGGGGAGGATGCTGAAGTTCTCGGTCTTTTATCGCAACCAGCAGAAGGAGTACTTTGACCATGCCAGGTGGGCCGTCCTACAGGACCGTTGGGGAACAGTGTGTAGGGCTGTCTTTCAATTTGGGGAAATGTTCCCCTGCTTATTGATGTTCGCTCTTAAGCATCGGCCAGGGATCTGATGAAATGTAATTTAGCCCTCAAGGCCAGTCGCAGATATGGGGTTATTTGATTACTCAGTGTGCTATACAAGGGCGGTGGTGCAAGCTCGGCCAAGTGATTCTGCTTCATTTCGCTAATCCTCTGTCTGATTACATTAATTAAACAGATACTGTGATTACCGGGATCACTGCGACTCTGGTATTGCAGAGGACATAAGAAGGAAAAACGACAGTCAGCACAGCGCTATAAATCACCGCTGATCATCAAAATAGAACGTCCGagcaaaaaaataatttcatttCTGTATATTATAAGGAAATATGAACCTCATAAAACATTGTTTCGTAACAACAAACTTCCATATGTTCTTAGTCACTTGGCTTTTTCCGGCACAAATCAGCTGCTTCTTGCGTAGACAGGATGTTTTCAGATCTGCACGAAActgtctgggggaaaaaaaaaatagcaagcGGGTTCTCATGACAAGACAGAATAGTCAGGCTCCTTATACGTGAATCTTGGAAAGCAAGCCAGGGTTACAGCACTAGGAAGCTAATATCTGCCGGGGAAGATTTTTATTCACTGATGTAGTTTTCCTtcccaaaacacacacaattcTCTAGTCTGACTGTTCCCTGTCACAGCTCACAAGGTAAATGAATGTTGGATAGGAGGTCACACCAAATGCTGAAGGAACGAAATTAATCCATGTTTTACAGGAGTTGCATGAGTGTCTTGAAAGACCAGCTTCACATTTCTCTGAATCTTTTATATCACTGGAATGTTTGGATCTGATCTTTAAACAGCTTTGTCCTTGCAGTTCCCAGGAACATTAGGAACGGAGAGGATAGAAGTGTGATATTTCTGTAATTACCTTTTTATCCTCAGCTGAGTAATTGACAGTGAGAAAGTTAGCTGTAAATACCTGTGTTGCACATTTTGAATGATGTGAATTTCTGGAAATCCAAGGACAAGGACATTGAGAGCACTGAGGCTCACAGGAGTCTGTGTCGGTGATCAGAAGGTCCCTGACTCGAATCACAGagcgatgtcaccattgggcccttcagcgaggcccttaacacaCAGTCACTCCAGGGACCGTCTGATCCTGCTTTTCGTTTGtaggtcactttggataaaagtgtctgctaattaAATACAATGTAACACTCAGTGAAAGCACCAAAGATTGTACTTCAAAGCATGGCAGAAACGTGTGTAGCGGAGTGAATGACTACCGTCCACCGTGAACCACACTTTGCTTTGTTGCTATAGGCAGGCCCAAAACAACAAGATGCTCCCATCCGTGAAGGACAACAGCGGCAGTCACGGTTCTCCCATAAGCGGCAAGCTGGAGGGCATCTTCTTCAGCTGCAACACCGAGTTCAACACCGGCAAGCCTCCGCAGGATTCCCCCTATGGGAGGTACCGCTTCGAGGTGCAGGCTGAAGTCCTGTTCAACCCAAAGACCAACCTGTACTTCGGGGACTTCTACTGCATGTACACGGCCTACCACTACGTCATCCTGGTGCTGGCCCCTGAGGGTTCGCCGGGCGACGAGTTCTGCAAGCAGC encodes:
- the phyhiplb gene encoding phytanoyl-CoA hydroxylase-interacting protein-like isoform X3, with protein sequence MGGNKSQDSGIAEMEELPVPQNIKINNITCDSFKISWDMDSKAKERITHYFIDLNKKENKNSNKFKHKDVPTKLVAKAVPLPMTVRGHWFLSPRTEYTVAVQTAAKQSDGDYAVSEWSEIIEFCTADYSTVHLTQLLEKAEVIAGRMLKFSVFYRNQQKEYFDHARQAQNNKMLPSVKDNSGSHGSPISGKLEGIFFSCNTEFNTGKPPQDSPYGRYRFEVQAEVLFNPKTNLYFGDFYCMYTAYHYVILVLAPEGSPGDEFCKQRLPALDIADNRFLTCTEEDGQLVFHHAQDVILEVIYTDPVHLSLGTVAEISGHQLMSLSTVNAKKDPSCKTCNISVGR
- the phyhiplb gene encoding phytanoyl-CoA hydroxylase-interacting protein-like isoform X2, whose amino-acid sequence is MWHLLTIYPDQAYGRCGNKSQDSGIAEMEELPVPQNIKINNITCDSFKISWDMDSKAKERITHYFIDLNKKENKNSNKFKHKDVPTKLVAKAVPLPMTVRGHWFLSPRTEYTVAVQTAAKQSDGDYAVSEWSEIIEFCTADYSTVHLTQLLEKAEVIAGRMLKFSVFYRNQQKEYFDHARQAQNNKMLPSVKDNSGSHGSPISGKLEGIFFSCNTEFNTGKPPQDSPYGRYRFEVQAEVLFNPKTNLYFGDFYCMYTAYHYVILVLAPEGSPGDEFCKQRLPALDIADNRFLTCTEEDGQLVFHHAQDVILEVIYTDPVHLSLGTVAEISGHQLMSLSTVNAKKDPSCKTCNISVGR
- the phyhiplb gene encoding phytanoyl-CoA hydroxylase-interacting protein-like isoform X1 codes for the protein MEVPRTGHSASSPTSPCEDMIKNLSLEAIQLCDREGNKSQDSGIAEMEELPVPQNIKINNITCDSFKISWDMDSKAKERITHYFIDLNKKENKNSNKFKHKDVPTKLVAKAVPLPMTVRGHWFLSPRTEYTVAVQTAAKQSDGDYAVSEWSEIIEFCTADYSTVHLTQLLEKAEVIAGRMLKFSVFYRNQQKEYFDHARQAQNNKMLPSVKDNSGSHGSPISGKLEGIFFSCNTEFNTGKPPQDSPYGRYRFEVQAEVLFNPKTNLYFGDFYCMYTAYHYVILVLAPEGSPGDEFCKQRLPALDIADNRFLTCTEEDGQLVFHHAQDVILEVIYTDPVHLSLGTVAEISGHQLMSLSTVNAKKDPSCKTCNISVGR
- the phyhiplb gene encoding phytanoyl-CoA hydroxylase-interacting protein-like isoform X4, with translation MEELPVPQNIKINNITCDSFKISWDMDSKAKERITHYFIDLNKKENKNSNKFKHKDVPTKLVAKAVPLPMTVRGHWFLSPRTEYTVAVQTAAKQSDGDYAVSEWSEIIEFCTADYSTVHLTQLLEKAEVIAGRMLKFSVFYRNQQKEYFDHARQAQNNKMLPSVKDNSGSHGSPISGKLEGIFFSCNTEFNTGKPPQDSPYGRYRFEVQAEVLFNPKTNLYFGDFYCMYTAYHYVILVLAPEGSPGDEFCKQRLPALDIADNRFLTCTEEDGQLVFHHAQDVILEVIYTDPVHLSLGTVAEISGHQLMSLSTVNAKKDPSCKTCNISVGR